The Nocardia sp. BMG51109 nucleotide sequence ACCGTTTCGCCGACGTTGATTTTCGATTCGTCTCGCGGAGTGATATCGAAAACTATGGTGCCACGGTAGGTTTCGGAGCCTGGGACGGTGAGTTGTAGATCCAGTCGGGTGAGTTCGGTGTGGTGGTCGGTGCGGCGGAGGGGGTGTACGGCCTCGATGGTGGCCCAGCCTTCCAGGCCGTGGCGTAGCAGGCGTCGATCGGAGTGGGGTGGGCGCTGGGCGAAGATCATGCCCAGGCCGATGCCCGAGCCGAAGACACCCACCAGCGCCATGATCTGGTACGGGACGGTGCCCGCAGGCGTGTGGTCGACGACCCAGCCCAGCCAGATCCCGAGGGCGATCATGTACCCGGCGGTGATGCCGAGCACGATACGGAGGATGCGCGCGTGGTTCATGACTGCCTCCACCACCGCTTGCGGGCCTCCAGGATAGTCCGGAGTACCCGTTTGTGTGAGGCGCGTCACGCGGCTGATGGAGTTCGCCTGGTCGGCTGATGCATCCCGGCCAAGAGCGCGCCGGGACGTCAGAAAGTAGCCGGGACGGTCAGCGCCGGTGCTCGTGGGCGGCCGGTCTCGGTCGGGGCACGTAGGGATGACGGTATGCCGAGAGCGTTCGCCAGGGTGACGGCTTACTGGGGGCGTATCCAGTGACAGCTTGCCGAGGGGCAGAGCTGGGCTCAGCCCCGTAACCGCAGTACCGCCAGGACCCGGCGGTGGTGGGTGTCCGACGGAGGCAGTTCCAGTTTCAGGAAGATGTTGCCGATGTGCTTCTCCACGGCGCGCTCGGTGACGGTCAATGCCTGGGCGATGCCGGCGTTGGTCAGGCCCTGTGCCATCAGTTCCAGGACCTCGCGTTCGCGCGGGGTCAGGCGGGTAAGCGAATCCTGTTGGCGTGCGGCGCCCATCAGCTGGCTCACCACCTCCGGGTCCAGGGCGGTGCCGCCGGTGGCGACCCGGTGCAGGGCGTCGACGAACTCGCGCACGTCGGCCACCCGGTCCTTGAGCAGATATCCCACGCCGCCCGCGCCTCCGGCGAGAAGTTCGGTGGCATACCGGGTTTCGACCCACTGCGAGAACACCAGCATGCCGATGTCGGGGAATTTGCGGCGCAGTTCGATCGCGGCCAGCAGCCCCTCGTCGGTGAACGACGGCGGCATGCGCACGTCCACCACCGCCACATCCGGTTGATGTTCGGCTACGGCCTCGCGCAATTGCGTTGCGTCCCCGACCATTTCGACCACTTCATGACCGCGGTCGGCGAGCAGCCCGGCCAGCCCGTCCCGCAGAATCGCGCTGTCCTCCGCGATCACGATGCGCAGCGGCTGTTCGGCCGTGGTCGTTGGTTCGCTCGCGGGATCGCTGATAGCGCTACCTTCCTTCGTCACCGTGACCTCCAACGCTCGGTTCATTTGTCCTGCGAGGACCGAAGAGACCGCGTCCGCGGGGGCCTGTGCCGGAGGCCCGCCGTCTCGGAGGGTGTCTTCCCGAACGGGGTCGGCCTCATCGCTCCACGTCGTCGGCGCGCCGCCTGGTCACGAGTATCGGCTCGACTGCGTTCCCGCGAAATCGGTTGTGGAGGTCGGTGTGCCGACAGGTC carries:
- a CDS encoding DUF3592 domain-containing protein; its protein translation is MNHARILRIVLGITAGYMIALGIWLGWVVDHTPAGTVPYQIMALVGVFGSGIGLGMIFAQRPPHSDRRLLRHGLEGWATIEAVHPLRRTDHHTELTRLDLQLTVPGSETYRGTIVFDITPRDESKINVGETVSIRVDPADRNRIILCL
- a CDS encoding response regulator transcription factor, producing the protein MRIVIAEDSAILRDGLAGLLADRGHEVVEMVGDATQLREAVAEHQPDVAVVDVRMPPSFTDEGLLAAIELRRKFPDIGMLVFSQWVETRYATELLAGGAGGVGYLLKDRVADVREFVDALHRVATGGTALDPEVVSQLMGAARQQDSLTRLTPREREVLELMAQGLTNAGIAQALTVTERAVEKHIGNIFLKLELPPSDTHHRRVLAVLRLRG